In Mastigocladopsis repens PCC 10914, a single window of DNA contains:
- the ribH gene encoding 6,7-dimethyl-8-ribityllumazine synthase, giving the protein MAVFEGTFTQTEPLRFALVIGRFNDLVTTKLLEGCQDCLKRHGVDVNPHGSQVDYVWVPGSFEVPVVARQLAVSGRYDAVICLGAVIRGQTPHFDYVSSEVAKGIAAAAFQTGVPVVFGVLTTDTMQQALERSGIKSNLGWEYAMSALEMASLMRKLRSNLAEPFSGNSLSPASLKSASVGELPVE; this is encoded by the coding sequence ATGGCAGTTTTCGAGGGAACTTTTACTCAGACAGAACCTTTGCGGTTTGCATTGGTTATTGGTCGATTCAATGACCTCGTCACCACCAAGCTGCTGGAGGGGTGTCAAGATTGCTTGAAACGCCACGGTGTTGATGTCAATCCTCACGGCTCTCAAGTAGACTATGTTTGGGTACCAGGCAGTTTTGAAGTTCCAGTTGTGGCCCGCCAATTGGCAGTTTCCGGTCGTTATGATGCGGTCATTTGTCTGGGTGCTGTTATCCGAGGGCAAACGCCTCATTTTGACTACGTATCTTCTGAGGTAGCCAAGGGCATTGCTGCCGCTGCTTTTCAAACAGGTGTACCTGTGGTTTTTGGCGTTTTAACGACAGATACCATGCAGCAAGCATTAGAACGATCTGGCATTAAAAGCAATCTTGGCTGGGAGTACGCCATGAGTGCTTTGGAAATGGCTAGCCTCATGCGGAAATTGCGTTCTAACCTCGCCGAGCCATTTTCTGGCAATTCTCTCTCACCAGCATCGCTCAAAAGCGCCAGCGTTGGTGAGTTGCCAGTAGAATAG
- the psbZ gene encoding photosystem II reaction center protein PsbZ, producing the protein MTIVFQVALLALVVLSFVLVVGVPVAYATPQNWNESRRLLWIGSGAWIGLVFLVGALSFFVV; encoded by the coding sequence ATGACGATTGTATTCCAAGTTGCTTTATTAGCTTTGGTTGTGCTGTCTTTTGTCTTGGTGGTTGGCGTTCCTGTTGCTTATGCCACTCCACAAAACTGGAATGAATCTAGAAGGCTCCTGTGGATTGGTTCAGGAGCTTGGATTGGCTTAGTGTTTTTAGTTGGTGCGTTAAGCTTTTTTGTAGTCTAA
- a CDS encoding CBS domain-containing protein, whose product MDLILCHTTADFDSLGAAVGLSRLLPGSKIVLSGGTHPPVRDFLALHRDEYQLIERRSVNPKEIRSLNVVDTQQRDRLGKAGEWLDLLHIKEIIIYDHHQEQLGDIPATEVHISPVGATTTLIVEKLQKQQISLTTAEATVMALGIHVDTGSLTFDYATPRDALALAWLMQQGASLSVVNQYVDPGLSPQLQQLLKVALEKLQNIYVRGYKIAWVTLKTDKFVPGLSSLASQLVELTEIDALLLFHEYPLTEGESRLIVIGRSQIQGINLNELFQPLGGGGHSQAAALNLRGVDSQEILNQLLEEIKVTIPHPPTARDLMSSPVRTIRPETTIAEAQRILLRYGHSGLCVADALGQLLGIISRRDLDIALHHGFSHAPAKGYMTVNMKIITPDTTLPEIESLMVTYDIGRLPVLENGQLVGIVTRTDVLRELHQEEERGRGGERGRGEGGEKNLNFPSLEELNSRLAPQLWQLLTKASQEAEKRGWHLYLVGGAVRDLLLAEEASGTLMKDIDLVVDGFHRGADVGAGVELAKALQQLYPSARLEIHGAFQTAALLWHKDLELDSLWVDIATARTEFYPYPAANPEVEASSIRQDLYRRDFTINAMALRLTSPRAGELLDFFGGLLDLQAKQIRVLHANSFIEDPTRIYRGVRFAVRLGFHLEAQTQEYIRYAINSGVYDRTTRENSKTPALQTRLKAELKLILEAPYWKQALQLLGNLGALQCIHPTLKLNEELLRQLRLLERSLRRFDSQQTLIHWQIRLEALIAHLAPEYRGQVARNLQLSEDSINRLELIAQALANVNSLISSPSGQAERGVDEVRPSQVVQLLRQYDVPLLILIAVQSPRPIRRKIWQYLTVWSRVQPILNGNDLRKLGYKPGPQYRQMLDHLLAVTLDGVISNREQAEEFLAKHYPR is encoded by the coding sequence ATGGACTTAATTCTGTGCCATACAACAGCTGATTTTGACTCGTTAGGAGCAGCGGTAGGGCTGTCACGCCTGTTACCTGGAAGCAAGATTGTGCTGAGTGGCGGAACTCATCCACCCGTACGAGATTTTTTGGCGCTCCATCGGGATGAGTATCAGCTGATTGAACGGCGTTCGGTCAATCCAAAGGAAATTCGTTCCTTAAATGTGGTGGACACACAACAGCGCGATCGCTTGGGTAAGGCTGGTGAATGGTTAGATTTACTCCACATTAAAGAAATTATCATTTATGACCATCACCAAGAACAACTTGGGGATATTCCCGCTACAGAGGTACACATTTCCCCTGTTGGAGCCACAACAACTCTCATCGTCGAGAAATTGCAAAAACAACAAATTTCCTTGACAACGGCAGAAGCAACCGTGATGGCTTTGGGTATCCATGTGGATACTGGGTCTCTGACATTTGACTATGCCACACCACGGGACGCCCTAGCCTTGGCTTGGTTAATGCAACAAGGGGCAAGTTTGTCGGTCGTGAACCAGTACGTTGACCCTGGTCTTTCTCCTCAGTTGCAGCAGCTATTAAAGGTAGCACTGGAAAAACTACAAAATATATATGTTAGGGGATATAAAATTGCTTGGGTCACTCTGAAAACAGATAAATTTGTGCCTGGGTTATCGAGTCTCGCGTCGCAGTTGGTAGAGTTAACAGAAATAGATGCGTTACTGCTTTTTCATGAATATCCTCTGACAGAAGGTGAATCACGCTTAATAGTGATTGGAAGATCACAAATTCAAGGCATTAATCTTAACGAATTATTCCAACCACTAGGTGGCGGTGGTCATTCCCAAGCAGCGGCGCTGAACTTGAGAGGCGTAGATTCTCAGGAAATCTTAAACCAACTCCTTGAGGAGATAAAAGTAACAATTCCTCACCCACCTACCGCCAGAGACTTGATGTCTTCCCCAGTCCGCACGATTCGTCCAGAAACCACAATTGCAGAAGCACAGCGTATTTTACTGCGTTATGGGCACTCTGGTTTATGTGTAGCCGATGCCCTTGGGCAACTGCTAGGTATTATTTCCCGACGGGATTTAGATATTGCTCTGCATCATGGCTTCAGTCATGCTCCAGCCAAGGGCTACATGACAGTCAATATGAAGATAATTACCCCAGATACGACACTGCCAGAAATTGAGTCGTTGATGGTGACATACGATATCGGACGCTTGCCAGTATTGGAAAATGGGCAGTTGGTGGGAATTGTTACCCGTACTGATGTTTTGCGGGAATTACATCAAGAAGAGGAGAGGGGAAGAGGGGGAGAGAGGGGGAGAGGGGAAGGCGGAGAAAAAAATCTTAATTTTCCCTCCTTAGAGGAATTAAATTCACGCCTTGCACCCCAATTATGGCAATTGTTGACTAAAGCATCGCAAGAAGCAGAAAAACGCGGTTGGCATCTTTACCTTGTTGGGGGAGCAGTACGTGACTTGCTCTTAGCTGAAGAAGCCTCTGGCACTTTGATGAAAGATATTGACCTAGTGGTTGATGGCTTTCACAGAGGAGCGGATGTGGGTGCTGGTGTGGAACTGGCAAAGGCACTACAGCAACTTTACCCAAGCGCACGTCTAGAAATTCACGGGGCTTTTCAAACTGCGGCTTTGCTGTGGCACAAAGACCTAGAATTAGATTCTTTGTGGGTGGATATTGCGACTGCCAGAACAGAATTCTATCCTTACCCGGCGGCAAATCCTGAAGTTGAGGCGAGTTCGATTCGTCAAGACCTGTATCGCAGAGATTTTACCATCAACGCAATGGCACTGCGGCTAACGTCTCCCCGCGCTGGTGAATTACTCGATTTTTTTGGTGGGTTGCTAGATTTACAGGCGAAACAAATTCGGGTTTTACACGCTAACAGCTTTATTGAAGACCCGACCCGCATTTATCGCGGTGTGCGCTTTGCCGTGCGCTTGGGATTTCACTTGGAGGCTCAAACACAAGAGTATATCCGCTACGCTATCAACAGCGGCGTTTACGATCGCACCACCCGAGAAAATAGCAAAACCCCGGCACTGCAAACTCGACTGAAAGCAGAATTGAAGCTTATCCTGGAAGCTCCTTATTGGAAACAAGCCTTGCAGTTACTTGGAAATTTGGGGGCGTTGCAGTGTATCCATCCCACCCTGAAGCTAAATGAGGAACTTCTGCGGCAATTGCGTTTGTTAGAGCGCTCTTTACGGCGGTTTGACTCCCAGCAAACCCTAATCCACTGGCAAATACGTTTGGAAGCTCTCATTGCCCACTTGGCACCAGAATACCGAGGGCAAGTGGCAAGAAATCTGCAATTGTCGGAGGACAGTATCAACAGGTTGGAACTAATAGCACAGGCGCTAGCGAATGTCAATAGCCTCATCTCCAGCCCCTCTGGGCAAGCAGAGAGGGGAGTGGATGAGGTACGTCCTAGTCAGGTGGTGCAGTTATTGCGCCAGTACGACGTCCCACTGCTGATCTTGATAGCTGTGCAAAGTCCACGACCAATTAGGCGCAAGATTTGGCAATATTTGACTGTTTGGTCAAGAGTTCAGCCTATCCTAAATGGGAATGATTTAAGGAAACTAGGGTATAAACCAGGACCACAGTATCGGCAAATGCTCGATCATTTGCTGGCGGTGACGTTGGATGGAGTGATTTCCAATAGAGAGCAGGCGGAGGAGTTTTTAGCCAAACATTATCCTCGCTAA
- a CDS encoding glutamate-5-semialdehyde dehydrogenase has product MTVDAFDVNPEPIASARRAHQASLKLGSTKGADRSRAVLEMAQAIRRSFDDILEANTLDLEASREMAVPDLILDWLKLTPKRLEMAVDILQRLGELSDPLRRVRHGDYQLEDSQTYTQLMPLGVIAFIYEAFPELGAIAAGLCIKTGNSLILKGGTEASHSNAAIANALLSAVSEVGLPASCLQLISAEHGIAIRDLVTQDQCLNLIIPYGRSSLVQQVVRHSTSPVLKSAMGNCYLYWSPNGSLEMVRWVIIDSHQSEPDPVNAIEKVLIHRQALPSSLLTLLNSLKEKGFEIKGDAELVEAFPQLQLVKDGEWESAYLTKTVAFKLVHSLEAAIAWINRYSSGHADCIVTESYQESRQFALGVNSASSYINASPRFSRNPSRGDSVFLGMSNQKGHRRGLISLESLTTVKHIVQGNGRF; this is encoded by the coding sequence ATGACAGTGGATGCTTTTGATGTTAACCCTGAACCAATTGCAAGCGCTAGACGCGCTCATCAAGCTTCCCTAAAGTTGGGAAGCACAAAAGGAGCAGACAGAAGTCGTGCCGTGTTGGAGATGGCACAAGCAATTAGGCGTTCATTTGACGACATTCTAGAAGCCAACACTTTGGATTTAGAAGCGAGTCGGGAAATGGCAGTGCCAGATTTAATTCTGGATTGGCTGAAGCTGACTCCAAAACGGCTAGAGATGGCAGTAGACATTCTGCAACGGCTAGGGGAGTTATCAGATCCGCTGCGGCGAGTCAGACACGGTGACTATCAACTAGAAGACTCTCAAACGTACACCCAATTAATGCCTTTGGGAGTGATTGCGTTTATTTATGAGGCGTTTCCGGAGTTGGGAGCGATTGCAGCGGGGTTGTGTATCAAAACTGGCAACAGTCTGATCCTTAAAGGTGGTACGGAAGCTAGTCATTCTAACGCGGCGATCGCTAACGCACTCCTATCTGCTGTGAGTGAAGTTGGTTTACCAGCATCTTGCTTACAGCTCATATCAGCAGAACATGGAATTGCCATTCGGGACTTAGTCACACAAGACCAGTGCTTGAATTTAATCATTCCCTACGGACGTTCCAGCTTAGTACAGCAGGTCGTCAGACATTCCACTTCCCCAGTTCTCAAATCAGCTATGGGCAACTGTTACCTCTACTGGTCGCCAAATGGCAGTTTGGAAATGGTGAGGTGGGTAATTATAGATAGCCATCAAAGCGAACCAGACCCAGTGAACGCAATTGAAAAAGTGCTAATTCACCGACAAGCCTTGCCATCATCGTTACTGACGTTGTTGAATAGCTTAAAGGAAAAGGGCTTTGAAATTAAGGGAGATGCCGAACTGGTAGAAGCCTTTCCTCAGTTACAGCTTGTCAAGGATGGAGAATGGGAAAGCGCTTATTTAACCAAGACAGTTGCTTTTAAACTGGTGCATAGTCTAGAGGCTGCAATAGCCTGGATTAATCGTTACAGCAGTGGTCATGCCGACTGTATTGTGACCGAATCTTACCAGGAAAGTCGGCAGTTTGCCTTAGGAGTTAACAGCGCCTCTAGCTACATCAACGCTTCCCCGCGTTTTTCTCGGAATCCGTCCCGAGGAGACTCAGTCTTTCTAGGGATGTCCAATCAAAAAGGTCATCGACGCGGATTGATTAGTTTAGAAAGCCTGACTACCGTCAAACATATTGTTCAGGGAAACGGACGGTTTTAA